A single Meles meles chromosome 20, mMelMel3.1 paternal haplotype, whole genome shotgun sequence DNA region contains:
- the ADAT3 gene encoding probable inactive tRNA-specific adenosine deaminase-like protein 3, with the protein MQAAPGLGEQRVDASTGNPEPEPVPWQALPVLSEQQCRDVELVLAYAAPILDKRQTSRLLKEVSAVHPLPAQPHLKRVRPSRRAGPHALEMLLCLAEPAAGARSLAELLPQPSVDPRGLGQPFLVPVPARPPLTRGQFEEARAYWPTSFHEDRQVTRALAGRLFSAQERSAMQAHMERAVWAARQAAARGLRAVGAVVVDPSSGRVLATGHDCSSRARPLLHATMVCIDLVAQGQGRGAYDLRPFPACSFAGAGAPQGVRVGSVRKLDEDGDVCADSLPYVCTGYDLYVTREPCAMCAMALVHSRVQRVFYGAPSPDGALGTRFRIHARPDLNHRFQVFRGVLEAQCRRLDPGS; encoded by the coding sequence ATGCAGGCAGCCCCGGGCCTCGGGGAGCAGCGCGTGGACGCCAGCACCGGGAACCCGGAGCCGGAGCCCGTGCCGTGGCAAGCCCTCCCGGTCCTGTCCGAGCAGCAGTGCAGGGACGTGGAGCTGGTGCTGGCCTACGCCGCGCCCATCCTGGACAAGCGCCAGACGTCACGGCTTCTCAAGGAGGTGTCCGCCGTGCACCCGCTGCCCGCGCAGCCTCACCTGAAGAGGGTGCGGCCCAGCCGCCGCGCCGGCCCGCACGCGCTCGAGATGCTGCTGTGCCTGGCGGAGCCGGCCGCGGGGGCCAGGTCGCTCGCCGAGCTCCTCCCGCAGCCCTCCGTCGACCCTCGTGGCCTGGGACAGCCCTTCCTGGTGCCCGTGCCAGCCCGGCCGCCCCTGACCAGAGGCCAGTTCGAGGAGGCGCGTGCCTACTGGCCCACGTCCTTCCACGAGGATAGGCAGGTGACTCGCGCCTTGGCCGGGCGGCTGTTCTCGGCGCAGGAGCGCTCGGCCATGCAGGCTCACATGGAGCGGGCCGTGTGGGCAGCGCGCCAGGCGGCCGCCAGGGGCCTCAGGGCGGTGGGAGCCGTGGTGGTGGACCCGTCCTCTGGCCGCGTGCTGGCCACGGGCCACGACTGCAGCAGCAGAGCCCGCCCCCTGCTGCACGCCACCATGGTGTGTATTGACTTGGTGGCCCAGGGCCAGGGCCGCGGGGCCTATGACCTCCGCCCCTTCCCCGCCTGCTCCTTCGCCGGGGCCGGCGCCCCCCAGGGCGTCCGTGTGGGCTCTGTGCGCAAGCTGGACGAGGATGGGGACGTGTGCGCGGACAGCCTCCCCTACGTGTGCACGGGCTACGACCTGTACGTCACCCGCGAGCCCTGTGCCATGTGCGCCATGGCCCTGGTGCACTCGCGTGTGCAGCGCGTCTTCTACGGCGCGCCCTCGCCCGACGGCGCCCTGGGCACCCGCTTCCGCATCCACGCCCGGCCCGACCTCAACCACCGCTTCCAGGTGTTCCGTGGGGTCCTGGAGGCCCAGTGCCGCCGGCTGGACCCCGGCTCGTAG